Proteins encoded together in one bacterium window:
- a CDS encoding DUF1330 domain-containing protein, with product MPAYVIVDIDVQDRIIYEEYKRLAPASIAQYGGKYLARGGVTEVLEGDWTPKRFVILQFESLARAKEWFDSPEYALAKNLRLQSATTHMIVTEGVQDSLN from the coding sequence ATGCCAGCTTATGTCATTGTTGACATAGATGTTCAAGATCGCATCATCTACGAAGAGTACAAACGTCTTGCTCCTGCATCCATCGCGCAGTACGGCGGGAAATATTTAGCGCGCGGTGGAGTTACAGAAGTCCTGGAAGGAGATTGGACTCCCAAGCGTTTTGTGATTCTTCAATTTGAAAGCCTTGCCCGCGCAAAAGAATGGTTTGATTCTCCGGAATATGCTTTGGCCAAAAATCTCAGACTTCAAAGTGCCACGACCCACATGATTGTTACGGAGGGCGTTCAGGATTCGCTGAACTGA
- a CDS encoding type II toxin-antitoxin system RelE/ParE family toxin, whose amino-acid sequence MKLSFTFDWLDQFEKLDSAVKRQIIAKLKEIVRMDPYPHEALKGKQFKGLFKLRVGDYRLIYRMVDGTTMDFLCLEHRRDIYN is encoded by the coding sequence ATGAAGCTTTCGTTCACTTTTGACTGGCTTGACCAATTTGAAAAGTTGGATTCAGCGGTGAAACGGCAGATCATTGCGAAGCTGAAGGAGATCGTCCGAATGGACCCCTACCCTCATGAAGCGCTCAAAGGAAAACAATTTAAGGGTTTATTTAAACTGCGTGTAGGCGACTATCGACTCATTTATCGAATGGTTGATGGAACAACGATGGATTTTCTTTGTTTAGAACATCGGCGAGACATTTACAACTGA
- a CDS encoding SUMF1/EgtB/PvdO family nonheme iron enzyme — protein MWRRFLLSFPGSEHATEAQESILRLRAETLLRARRATDPHEARGAWHTFVTLFPDRTPDESCEFQQGLHGALVRIEPTPKRWREYLKVCPDGPLAREAQEFVDAYAWVPSWAVTWGMESLPNGRCWAELEVKGVRQRLRLIEPGVFLMGSPAEEDGEQNETPQHEVALTKPYWIAETECTQALWKAVIETNPSKFQAENRPVETVSWEDCTLFIKKLNQSIAGLEARLPLEAEWEYACRAGTVGPFAGSGLWQEMAWVLENCSGETHDVKQRSANAWGLHDMQGNVAEWVSDGLRAFDHKKSIDPVGPVPNVKACHRGGCWAWGVHSARSAARNPLHRDVRGPEHGFRLAVSASRDESGWVYYATGEPDIDRLAKSPEHGIFLGDLKPLPATSPYAPLVNDAWGVRRCMIGDRTCVTFVTVHPPGEFSWSIPPGALQFTTVLARADIVQTFHSSWTYEFLIDEKVVFMSPPLSERRKGIPLVIDIPPGSRRLTVITDPLGDRSYDHAILAWPYFRLRPLVEQLSHIPDDAIFLGDLVPMKVKVGSGTLNVCKDVNEKVLPIGGKPCTTFLDLAAPASVTYEIPDDAHRFTAIGSRWDQDVCAHGTWKYEIWIDGIRVFDSPALHESPQGIPIDVSIPQQARELTIVVNDFGENSFDSSILAYPCFHLGESSTSVARRIGLKPGEVAFRTSDGGWLCALGEISLLWIVHWNRASGFNGSGSIQSNACSISAHQTDNTFEFKATVV, from the coding sequence TTGTGGCGAAGATTTCTGTTGAGTTTTCCTGGTAGTGAGCATGCAACAGAAGCGCAAGAATCCATCCTTCGACTTCGAGCGGAAACACTTTTGCGCGCAAGAAGAGCAACGGATCCACACGAAGCACGCGGCGCGTGGCACACGTTTGTTACTCTTTTTCCTGACAGAACACCGGACGAATCCTGCGAATTTCAACAGGGCTTGCATGGCGCACTGGTTCGGATTGAGCCGACTCCGAAAAGATGGCGTGAGTATCTCAAAGTGTGTCCGGACGGTCCGCTCGCGCGTGAAGCACAAGAATTTGTCGATGCTTATGCTTGGGTGCCGAGTTGGGCTGTTACGTGGGGGATGGAATCGCTTCCGAACGGTCGTTGTTGGGCCGAACTGGAAGTGAAGGGCGTTCGGCAACGGCTTCGTTTAATCGAGCCGGGTGTATTTCTGATGGGAAGTCCCGCGGAAGAAGACGGAGAGCAGAATGAAACTCCGCAGCATGAAGTCGCACTGACAAAACCATACTGGATTGCCGAGACGGAGTGCACGCAAGCTCTCTGGAAAGCAGTAATCGAAACAAATCCGTCAAAATTCCAGGCTGAAAATCGTCCCGTTGAAACAGTATCCTGGGAGGACTGTACACTTTTCATAAAAAAGTTAAATCAGTCGATAGCCGGACTCGAGGCCCGGCTTCCGCTTGAAGCAGAATGGGAATATGCATGCCGCGCCGGAACGGTTGGACCGTTTGCGGGTTCGGGATTGTGGCAGGAAATGGCATGGGTCCTGGAGAACTGCAGCGGAGAAACTCACGACGTAAAACAACGGTCGGCAAATGCATGGGGTCTTCATGACATGCAAGGGAACGTTGCGGAATGGGTAAGTGATGGGCTTCGAGCTTTCGATCACAAAAAATCTATCGATCCCGTCGGTCCAGTTCCCAACGTGAAAGCGTGCCACCGCGGAGGATGCTGGGCATGGGGAGTGCATAGTGCACGGTCGGCTGCGCGAAATCCACTGCATCGAGATGTTCGGGGGCCTGAGCATGGATTTCGACTCGCGGTTTCAGCATCACGTGATGAATCAGGATGGGTTTACTATGCGACCGGTGAGCCGGATATTGACCGGCTTGCAAAATCTCCCGAGCATGGAATTTTTCTGGGCGATCTGAAACCCCTGCCCGCGACTAGTCCTTATGCTCCTCTTGTGAATGATGCCTGGGGAGTCCGGCGTTGTATGATCGGCGACAGGACCTGCGTCACATTTGTTACAGTTCACCCACCCGGCGAATTCAGCTGGTCGATACCACCCGGCGCCTTGCAATTCACAACCGTACTTGCGCGTGCCGATATTGTGCAGACTTTCCATTCCAGTTGGACTTACGAGTTTCTCATTGATGAGAAGGTCGTTTTTATGTCGCCTCCTCTCTCGGAACGTCGCAAGGGAATTCCTCTGGTGATTGATATCCCGCCCGGCTCGCGGCGTTTGACTGTCATCACCGATCCACTGGGTGACAGATCGTATGACCACGCGATTCTGGCGTGGCCGTATTTTCGTCTGCGGCCACTTGTTGAACAACTCTCTCACATTCCGGACGACGCAATATTCCTTGGTGATCTTGTTCCCATGAAAGTGAAGGTAGGTTCCGGAACGCTAAACGTTTGCAAAGATGTGAACGAAAAAGTTTTGCCGATTGGCGGAAAACCTTGCACAACTTTCTTGGATCTTGCCGCGCCCGCATCCGTTACATATGAAATACCGGACGATGCTCATCGTTTTACAGCGATCGGATCACGATGGGATCAAGACGTGTGCGCTCACGGCACATGGAAATACGAAATCTGGATTGATGGCATCCGCGTTTTTGATTCACCTGCGCTTCACGAGAGTCCCCAGGGAATCCCGATTGATGTCTCGATTCCACAACAAGCTCGCGAACTCACTATCGTAGTGAATGACTTTGGCGAAAATAGTTTTGATTCATCGATTCTCGCTTATCCCTGTTTTCATTTGGGCGAATCCTCAACTTCAGTTGCTCGTCGCATCGGACTCAAACCTGGTGAAGTTGCGTTTCGCACTTCTGATGGCGGATGGCTTTGTGCCCTGGGTGAGATCTCGTTGTTGTGGATAGTCCACTGGAACCGGGCGTCCGGTTTCAATGGCAGTGGCTCTATTCAGTCGAATGCATGTTCAATCTCCGCACATCAAACGGACAATACGTTCGAGTTCAAAGCGACGGTCGTGTAA
- a CDS encoding DUF1330 domain-containing protein — MPAYVIVDIDVQDLILYEEYKRLAPASIAKYGGKYLARGGATEVLEGVWIPKRFVILQFESVARAKEWVNSPEYAPAKNLRHQCATAHMILTEGL; from the coding sequence ATCCCTGCATATGTCATCGTTGATATCGACGTCCAGGATCTAATCCTATACGAAGAGTACAAGAGACTTGCCCCTGCCTCCATCGCTAAATATGGAGGCAAGTACCTGGCGCGCGGTGGAGCCACAGAAGTTTTGGAAGGGGTTTGGATTCCAAAACGTTTTGTGATTCTTCAATTCGAAAGCGTTGCCCGCGCCAAAGAATGGGTCAACTCACCGGAGTATGCTCCTGCGAAAAATTTGCGCCATCAATGCGCCACCGCTCACATGATCCTGACGGAGGGACTTTAG
- a CDS encoding serine/threonine-protein kinase, whose protein sequence is MVGKVLSHYKITEHLGGGGMGIVYRAEDMKLGRGVALKFLPAELSNDSQALERLQREARAASALNHPNICTIYDIDSAVIRDDSTGQNRTVHFIAMELLEGQTLKHSVLGVPMQLEQTIEIAIQIADALDAAHSQGIVHRDIKPANIFITKRGHAKIMDFGLAKLVGDHHARQLSGASAFETSPEHLTSPGMTVGTVAYMSPEQAKAIELDARTDLFSFGLVIYEMITAHPAFPGNTNAVIFEAILNRDPVSPVRLNPVVPAGLEQIINKAIEKDRDLRYQSAADIRTDLKRLKRDSSSGKSAAVPVPEIASMESVPAQSASTTAVPVTRRTRKPLFIAITVVVVVGLLSAFLFFKKREPKTETAATPVQASFSRVTDFPGPEMLPSISPDGNFVVYTTKEGKDFDIFLQRIGGRNPVNLTKDSETDDYAGAFSPDGQQIAFHKRGGGVFTMGATGESVRRLTDSGFSPAWSPDGKEIIYATEFPILPFGRGNNSELWAVNVNTGTKRLITKGDAVQPAWSHDGRWIAYWAIPAGGGQRDLWIIDSRGGSPIQITNDPAMDWNPVWSPDGHYLYFSSDRGGSMNVWKIRIDPTSAKAIEAPESIVTPSEFSGHVSISRDGNKILYAAREQRSSIERIGFDPDRPALTPPAEMITRGTTAFMDADSSPDGNWLALRTAYNPEDIYICRSDGTDLRKLTDDSFKDRGPRWTPDGKQIIFYSDRSGRYEFWRIQPDGSGLQQLTKSKESLIVSTPVLSPDGKRLAMQVGSRASIADLTASTPVTEFQALPPPPIPEGRFIASSWSPDGKKLAGFGARETIIGVYVYTFENLTYEKLADLELSGSLTGFGPGGLHWLNDNRRILYGAPDQLRIIDSQTKKSQVIAEIDPELQMFKPTRDNRSLYYTRVSQEFDIWMMQLK, encoded by the coding sequence ATGGTCGGCAAGGTTCTCTCCCATTACAAGATTACTGAACATCTCGGCGGTGGCGGTATGGGGATTGTGTATCGCGCCGAGGATATGAAACTGGGCCGGGGTGTCGCCCTGAAATTTCTGCCGGCTGAATTATCGAATGACTCCCAAGCGCTCGAACGCTTGCAGCGTGAAGCGCGAGCTGCATCCGCGTTGAATCATCCGAACATCTGTACGATTTACGACATCGATAGCGCAGTGATCAGAGATGATTCGACCGGGCAAAATCGGACGGTCCATTTTATCGCCATGGAATTGCTGGAGGGACAGACGCTGAAACATTCTGTCCTTGGCGTTCCGATGCAATTAGAACAAACAATCGAAATCGCAATTCAAATTGCAGATGCGCTGGATGCCGCGCATTCACAGGGAATCGTCCATAGAGATATTAAGCCAGCAAACATTTTTATTACAAAGCGAGGCCATGCAAAAATCATGGATTTCGGATTGGCAAAACTTGTGGGTGATCATCACGCACGGCAGTTGTCAGGCGCTTCAGCATTCGAAACCAGTCCTGAACATTTAACCAGTCCAGGCATGACGGTGGGCACAGTCGCTTATATGTCGCCCGAACAGGCAAAGGCGATCGAATTGGATGCGCGCACCGATCTTTTTTCATTCGGTCTCGTGATCTACGAAATGATCACGGCGCATCCTGCATTTCCAGGAAATACGAACGCAGTGATCTTTGAGGCGATTCTGAACCGCGATCCTGTCTCTCCTGTGCGATTGAACCCGGTGGTTCCAGCCGGATTGGAACAGATCATCAACAAAGCAATTGAGAAAGACCGTGATCTACGTTATCAGTCTGCAGCGGATATTCGGACGGATTTAAAGCGACTGAAGCGCGATTCAAGTAGCGGCAAGTCGGCTGCGGTTCCTGTTCCGGAAATTGCCTCGATGGAATCAGTCCCGGCACAGTCTGCAAGTACAACTGCTGTTCCGGTAACGCGGAGAACCCGAAAGCCGCTATTCATAGCAATAACGGTGGTAGTGGTCGTCGGTCTCTTGAGCGCATTCCTCTTTTTTAAAAAGCGCGAACCAAAAACAGAAACAGCAGCAACACCTGTTCAAGCAAGTTTCAGTCGCGTCACCGATTTCCCCGGACCGGAAATGTTGCCGAGCATCTCGCCTGATGGAAATTTTGTCGTCTACACAACAAAAGAAGGAAAGGACTTCGACATTTTCTTACAGCGAATCGGTGGACGGAATCCCGTTAACTTGACGAAAGACTCGGAAACGGATGACTATGCTGGGGCATTCTCGCCGGATGGACAACAGATCGCGTTTCATAAGCGCGGGGGCGGCGTTTTCACTATGGGCGCAACCGGCGAGTCGGTTCGACGGTTAACGGACTCCGGTTTCAGTCCCGCGTGGTCACCGGACGGAAAAGAAATCATTTATGCTACAGAATTTCCAATTCTCCCATTTGGACGCGGAAACAACAGCGAGCTCTGGGCGGTGAACGTGAATACGGGAACAAAGCGGCTGATTACCAAAGGGGATGCAGTCCAGCCTGCCTGGTCGCATGACGGACGTTGGATTGCATACTGGGCGATTCCTGCCGGTGGTGGTCAGCGCGATTTATGGATCATCGATTCGCGTGGCGGGTCACCAATTCAAATCACCAATGATCCAGCAATGGATTGGAATCCTGTCTGGTCACCTGATGGGCATTACCTCTATTTTTCTAGCGACCGCGGCGGGTCGATGAATGTGTGGAAGATAAGAATCGACCCAACGTCAGCGAAAGCAATCGAAGCGCCGGAAAGTATCGTCACGCCTTCCGAGTTTAGCGGGCACGTTAGCATCTCGCGGGACGGCAACAAAATTCTCTACGCAGCCCGGGAGCAACGCAGCAGCATTGAGCGTATCGGTTTTGACCCGGACCGTCCGGCACTTACTCCACCGGCAGAAATGATTACACGCGGAACGACTGCTTTCATGGATGCCGATTCTTCACCCGATGGAAACTGGCTTGCTTTGCGCACAGCCTATAATCCCGAAGATATTTATATTTGCCGATCAGACGGTACGGATCTTCGAAAACTAACAGACGATTCGTTTAAAGATCGCGGTCCCCGTTGGACTCCCGATGGGAAACAGATCATTTTTTATTCGGATCGGAGCGGACGATATGAGTTCTGGCGGATTCAACCGGACGGAAGCGGATTGCAACAATTAACGAAATCGAAAGAAAGTTTGATTGTGAGCACTCCTGTTTTATCGCCGGATGGAAAGCGTCTGGCAATGCAAGTAGGATCGCGGGCCAGCATTGCGGATCTGACAGCATCGACCCCTGTTACAGAATTTCAAGCGCTGCCACCTCCTCCCATTCCAGAAGGAAGGTTTATTGCAAGCTCATGGTCACCGGACGGAAAAAAGCTTGCAGGATTCGGAGCTCGTGAAACCATCATCGGCGTTTATGTGTATACTTTTGAAAATCTAACTTATGAAAAATTGGCCGACCTGGAATTATCTGGCAGTCTTACAGGTTTCGGTCCTGGAGGTTTACACTGGCTGAACGACAACCGGCGAATTCTTTACGGGGCTCCTGACCAATTGCGAATCATTGATTCGCAAACGAAGAAGTCGCAAGTCATCGCAGAAATCGATCCTGAGCTTCAAATGTTTAAACCGACCAGAGATAACCGTTCGCTTTATTACACTCGCGTCAGTCAGGAATTCGATATCTGGATGATGCAGCTCAAGTAA